A section of the Amycolatopsis sp. AA4 genome encodes:
- a CDS encoding M23 family metallopeptidase, whose protein sequence is MSRLRRFAAVAAAVALPACGLTLAAQSTASAAPNFQVPFKCGVTVTAATFSGHNPANAVDFQKSGITGMPVLAAAPGSVTRVANEGSTSYGRWIELDHGGGWRTRYAHLSEQEVSVGQSVGQGKEIGKAGATGGVTGPHLHFEENLNGVTQKAVLNGVAVPYYGKKDFTSKNGCGGNPYSATQVCGSGFSVIDQQALGTAGTAYLLYNSTSKENCVTTLKAVSLGTASPVSAFLEVQGSTRATDSGSFTYYAGPVKKIAGSTCVKWGGSVGSSSYESPFEHCG, encoded by the coding sequence ATGTCCAGATTGAGACGGTTCGCGGCGGTCGCGGCCGCGGTGGCCTTGCCCGCGTGCGGCCTGACGCTCGCCGCCCAGTCGACGGCGTCCGCGGCCCCCAACTTCCAGGTGCCGTTCAAGTGCGGCGTCACGGTCACCGCGGCGACCTTCAGCGGCCACAACCCGGCCAACGCGGTCGACTTCCAGAAGTCCGGCATCACCGGCATGCCGGTCCTCGCGGCCGCGCCCGGGTCGGTCACCCGCGTCGCGAACGAGGGCAGCACCAGCTACGGCCGCTGGATCGAACTGGACCACGGCGGCGGCTGGCGGACCCGGTACGCGCACCTGTCCGAGCAGGAAGTCTCGGTGGGCCAGAGCGTCGGGCAGGGCAAGGAGATCGGCAAGGCAGGCGCCACCGGCGGGGTCACCGGCCCGCACCTGCATTTCGAAGAGAACTTGAACGGCGTGACGCAGAAGGCCGTGCTGAACGGCGTCGCGGTGCCGTACTACGGCAAGAAGGACTTCACGAGCAAGAACGGCTGCGGCGGCAACCCGTACTCGGCGACCCAGGTGTGCGGGTCGGGCTTTTCGGTGATCGACCAGCAGGCGCTGGGGACGGCGGGCACCGCGTACCTGCTGTACAACTCGACCTCCAAAGAGAACTGCGTGACGACCCTGAAGGCGGTTTCCCTCGGGACGGCCAGCCCGGTCTCGGCGTTCCTTGAAGTGCAGGGCTCGACCAGGGCGACCGACTCGGGGAGCTTCACCTACTACGCCGGCCCGGTGAAGAAGATCGCCGGTTCCACCTGCGTCAAGTGGGGCGGTTCGGTCGGCTCTTCGTCGTACGAGAGCCCGTTCGAACACTGCGGCTGA
- a CDS encoding DUF4192 domain-containing protein, translated as MTTSTPPGISRATLSNPADLIASLPYLLGFRPAESLVLLGHRVPGTTIGLMLRADLPPRELQAQQADALIPRFDDHEHNGVTVVIVGGSGDDNGPPHRTFVAELERGLKRHHLRLFHALWTPEIEPGAPWSCYRDPDCSGVLPDPQETVIAAATTEAGFVVFRSREELAAVLEPRCPEAIARRAELLASCPEPLYRPGMSSSDVLNAAVTELRDAFLRQRRGAGPPDDDQAVRLAHALMFTPVRDACLALAVPPHTSLTREAEEVWLTLVRELPPPHRAEAAMHLGYTALMRGEGALAGMALANAVEADPEHLVAQLLQAAWNIGTDPAKLTGLADFSTAADLGLSPPPEPDADEPGPGRRSEPPTEME; from the coding sequence GTGACCACCTCGACGCCGCCCGGCATCTCCCGGGCCACCCTCAGCAACCCGGCCGACCTCATCGCCTCGCTCCCGTACCTGCTCGGCTTCCGCCCCGCCGAATCCCTCGTCCTGCTGGGCCACCGCGTCCCCGGCACGACGATCGGCCTGATGCTGCGTGCGGACCTTCCGCCGCGAGAACTTCAAGCACAGCAAGCGGATGCGCTCATCCCACGCTTCGACGACCACGAGCACAACGGTGTCACCGTCGTCATCGTCGGCGGTTCAGGAGATGACAACGGTCCACCCCACAGAACCTTCGTAGCCGAGCTAGAGCGCGGCCTGAAACGGCACCACCTCCGCCTGTTCCACGCCCTGTGGACCCCCGAGATCGAACCCGGTGCACCTTGGTCGTGCTACCGGGATCCCGACTGCAGCGGTGTTCTGCCCGATCCGCAGGAAACCGTCATCGCCGCCGCGACCACCGAGGCTGGGTTCGTAGTCTTCCGCAGCCGCGAAGAACTGGCTGCGGTGCTCGAACCGCGCTGCCCGGAAGCGATCGCCCGCCGCGCTGAGCTGTTGGCGTCCTGCCCGGAACCGTTGTACCGCCCCGGAATGTCGTCGAGCGATGTCCTGAACGCCGCAGTCACCGAACTCCGTGACGCGTTCCTCCGCCAACGCCGAGGTGCGGGCCCTCCCGACGACGACCAAGCTGTCCGCCTCGCCCACGCACTGATGTTCACCCCGGTCCGCGACGCCTGCCTAGCCCTCGCCGTCCCGCCGCACACGTCCCTGACCCGCGAGGCGGAGGAGGTATGGCTGACGCTGGTCCGCGAACTGCCCCCGCCGCACCGAGCCGAAGCCGCGATGCATCTCGGCTACACCGCCTTGATGCGCGGGGAAGGCGCGCTCGCCGGGATGGCCCTGGCGAACGCGGTGGAAGCCGACCCGGAGCATTTGGTGGCGCAGCTGTTGCAGGCGGCCTGGAACATCGGCACGGACCCGGCGAAACTGACCGGCCTAGCCGACTTCAGCACCGCGGCGGATCTCGGATTGTCCCCGCCACCGGAGCCGGATGCCGACGAGCCGGGTCCAGGCCGAAGATCCGAGCCGCCGACGGAGATGGAATGA
- the galE gene encoding UDP-glucose 4-epimerase GalE — MTDQQSPLKLIVTGGAGYVGSVCAARLIEAGHQVTVVDDLSTGHADAVHPQARFVEGDAAEAAADLLGEGFDGVLHFAAKSLVGESMADPAKYWEGNVVTSLRLLEAMKKHGTPRLVFSSTAATYGEPDVSPIPETAPTQPTNTYGATKLAIDHAITSFARAHGIAAVSLRYFNVAGAYGAYGERHATETHLIPLVLQVATGDREHISIYGDDYPTPDKTAVRDYIHVVDLADAHLLALRHAVEGEHRIYNLGSGTGFSVLEVVEACRRVTGHAIPAVVAPRRAGDPSVLVASSDKANGELGWTPKLTDLDGIVSDAWQFTQSRRS; from the coding sequence GTGACGGACCAGCAAAGCCCCCTGAAGCTCATCGTGACGGGCGGCGCGGGGTACGTGGGCAGCGTGTGCGCCGCCCGCCTCATCGAAGCCGGTCACCAGGTCACCGTGGTGGACGACCTGTCGACCGGGCACGCGGACGCGGTGCACCCGCAGGCGCGCTTCGTCGAGGGCGACGCCGCCGAGGCAGCCGCGGACCTGCTCGGCGAAGGCTTCGACGGCGTGTTGCACTTCGCGGCGAAGTCGCTGGTGGGCGAATCGATGGCCGACCCGGCGAAGTACTGGGAAGGCAACGTGGTGACCTCGCTGCGGCTGCTGGAGGCGATGAAGAAGCACGGCACGCCGCGCCTGGTGTTCTCCTCCACCGCCGCGACCTACGGCGAGCCGGACGTGTCGCCGATCCCGGAAACGGCCCCGACGCAGCCGACCAACACCTACGGCGCCACGAAGCTCGCCATCGACCACGCGATCACCAGCTTCGCCCGCGCCCACGGCATCGCCGCGGTCAGCCTGCGCTACTTCAACGTGGCCGGCGCGTACGGCGCATACGGCGAACGGCATGCCACCGAAACCCATCTCATTCCTCTCGTCCTCCAGGTCGCCACCGGCGACCGCGAACACATCTCCATCTACGGCGACGACTACCCGACGCCCGACAAAACGGCCGTCCGCGACTACATCCACGTGGTCGACCTCGCCGACGCCCACCTCCTCGCCCTGCGCCACGCCGTCGAGGGCGAGCACCGCATCTACAACCTCGGCAGCGGCACCGGGTTCTCGGTGCTGGAAGTCGTCGAGGCGTGCCGCCGGGTCACCGGGCACGCGATCCCCGCCGTCGTGGCCCCGCGCCGCGCCGGGGACCCGTCGGTGCTGGTCGCCTCCAGCGACAAGGCCAACGGCGAACTCGGGTGGACGCCCAAGCTGACCGACCTCGACGGGATCGTGTCGGACGCTTGGCAGTTCACCCAGTCGCGTCGTTCCTGA
- the galK gene encoding galactokinase has translation MTPATDAARAFQDVHGRAPAGVWSAPGRVNLIGEHTDYNDGFVLPFALPHRLAAAASPREDGKLQVATLGDDGQLQHSGPHDIAALEPGSVDGWAAYPAGVAWVLRDQGYAGGADVVIAGDVPSGAGLSSSHALECAVSLALLGVAGVELEDGGAGTPARPEIARWVQRSENDFVGAPTGLLDQTASLCCEDSRVLFLDVRSGEMEQVPFPLAEAGLRVLIMDTRTKHSHTDGGYGARRRGTERAAELLGVKALRDVTLDGLEAALAQLPEELVPLVRHVVTENQRVLDVVALLREKKLAEIGPYLDASHVSMRDDYRISTPELDLAVDSARSAGALGARMTGGGFGGSAIALVRDEDLDEVRTAVETACEQAGFRRPRMFTAVPSRGAGRDES, from the coding sequence GTGACCCCGGCGACCGACGCGGCGCGCGCGTTCCAGGACGTCCACGGGCGGGCCCCGGCAGGCGTGTGGTCCGCGCCGGGCCGGGTGAACCTGATCGGCGAGCACACCGACTACAACGACGGTTTCGTGCTGCCCTTCGCGCTCCCGCACCGGCTGGCCGCGGCCGCGTCCCCGCGCGAGGACGGCAAGCTCCAGGTCGCCACCCTCGGCGACGACGGGCAGCTGCAGCACTCCGGACCGCACGACATCGCCGCGCTCGAACCGGGTTCGGTCGACGGATGGGCCGCGTATCCCGCCGGCGTGGCGTGGGTGCTGCGCGACCAGGGCTACGCGGGCGGCGCCGACGTGGTCATCGCCGGCGACGTGCCGTCCGGGGCGGGGCTTTCCTCCTCTCACGCGCTGGAATGCGCGGTTTCGCTGGCTTTGCTGGGCGTCGCCGGGGTGGAACTCGAGGACGGCGGGGCGGGCACTCCCGCGCGCCCGGAGATCGCGCGCTGGGTGCAGCGGTCGGAAAACGACTTCGTCGGCGCGCCCACCGGGCTGCTCGACCAGACGGCGTCGCTGTGCTGCGAGGACTCGCGGGTGCTGTTCCTCGACGTCCGCTCGGGCGAGATGGAGCAGGTCCCGTTCCCGCTCGCCGAGGCCGGGCTCCGGGTGCTGATCATGGACACCCGCACCAAGCACTCCCACACCGACGGCGGCTACGGCGCGCGGCGGCGCGGCACCGAGCGCGCGGCGGAACTGCTCGGCGTGAAGGCGCTGCGCGACGTCACGCTCGACGGGCTGGAGGCGGCCCTCGCGCAACTGCCCGAGGAGCTGGTTCCGCTGGTGCGCCACGTGGTCACCGAGAACCAGCGGGTGCTCGACGTGGTCGCGTTGCTGCGCGAGAAGAAGCTCGCCGAGATCGGGCCGTACCTCGACGCCTCGCACGTGAGCATGCGCGACGACTACCGCATCTCGACGCCGGAACTGGACCTCGCGGTCGATTCGGCCCGTTCGGCCGGGGCGCTGGGCGCGCGGATGACCGGCGGCGGGTTCGGCGGCTCGGCGATCGCGCTGGTCCGCGACGAGGATCTGGACGAAGTTCGCACCGCGGTCGAAACCGCCTGCGAGCAGGCCGGATTCCGTCGTCCGCGGATGTTCACGGCGGTGCCGTCGCGCGGCGCGGGCCGCGACGAGTCCTGA
- a CDS encoding metal-dependent transcriptional regulator, producing MSYADEGDSVNDLIDTTEMYLRTIYELEEEGVVPLRARIAERLQQSGPTVSQTVARMERDGLVVVADDRHLQLTDHGHDLAVAVMRKHRLAERLLVDVIGLEWEHVHNEACRWEHVMSEAVERKLVKLLDHPTTSPYGNPIPGLDKLGDGDPAPRAEDGLVRLDEFARTGGGEVEIRRIAEHVQLDESLLTELRTVGIVPGGLVTVGKASGGSATVEVKGTETTAQVSTAALHAVLALAK from the coding sequence ATGAGCTACGCGGACGAAGGGGACAGCGTGAACGATCTCATCGACACCACCGAGATGTACCTGCGTACTATCTACGAGCTCGAAGAGGAAGGGGTCGTCCCGCTGCGGGCCCGGATCGCCGAGCGCCTGCAGCAGAGCGGGCCCACCGTGAGCCAGACCGTGGCCAGGATGGAGCGCGACGGGCTGGTCGTCGTCGCGGACGACCGGCATCTGCAGCTCACCGACCACGGCCACGACCTCGCCGTCGCGGTCATGCGCAAGCACCGGCTCGCCGAGCGCCTCCTCGTCGACGTCATCGGCCTCGAGTGGGAGCACGTGCACAACGAGGCGTGCCGCTGGGAGCACGTGATGAGCGAGGCCGTCGAGCGCAAGCTGGTGAAGCTGCTCGACCACCCGACCACGTCGCCGTACGGCAACCCGATCCCCGGCCTCGACAAGCTCGGCGACGGCGATCCCGCGCCGCGCGCCGAGGACGGCCTGGTGCGGCTCGACGAGTTCGCCCGCACCGGCGGCGGCGAGGTGGAGATCCGCCGCATCGCCGAGCACGTGCAGCTCGACGAGTCGCTGCTCACCGAACTGCGGACGGTCGGGATCGTGCCCGGCGGGCTCGTCACGGTCGGCAAGGCGTCCGGCGGCAGCGCGACCGTCGAGGTCAAGGGCACCGAGACCACGGCGCAGGTGTCCACCGCGGCGCTGCACGCCGTGCTGGCGCTCGCCAAGTGA